The genomic window GGCGTACTCGATATGCCGATCGATGGTGAATCCGTAATGGGTGAGCACCTCGATCCGGGCGTCGTGCTTGAGGAGGAGGTCCACAATCGCGTCCGACTTGAACCAGATTGCCTCGAACAGAGGCGTGTGCCCCGTGCTCGCCGCCTGCAGGTCGATCCGGGCGCCGGCTTCGATGAGCGCTTTCACGGCCTCGAGGTGCCCCCCCTGGCAGGCCTTGTGCAAAGCGGAGGCGCCCGCGCGCCGATCCACCGCGTTCGGGTCCGCTCCGAACCGGATCAACATCCGGACGAGGCCGGCATGCCCGCGCGCCGAGGCAATCATCAACGCGGTCAACCCACTCCTCTCGTCGCGGACGCCGGGATCCGCGCCGAACGGCAGGAGGTTCAAGGCCTCCCTCTCATCGCCTTTTTCCGCCGCCGCGATGAGCCGCGCGCGCAGATCCCCGCGAAACGGCACGATCCCCTTGACGGTGTCCCAGTAGGACGTCCAGAAGACTATCTTGCTGTCGCCCACCCGGAACCGCTGAATGAATTCGATGTCGTAGCACAACGCCGTGGCCTTGACTTCCGCGACCTCGTGCACGACTCCCAAAGCCTCGTCACCGTCGATGACGAGTTTGCGCAGCTCGAAACTCCGGACTTCCGCCCTTTCGGCCCAGACAGCGAATGTTTTCCGAACCGCCTCGATTCCACGGTATTCCCCCAGCCAGGGGATGATGTCGCTGAGACCCGCTTCGGGCGGGTTATTGATCCATACGACATCCTTATCGAGGCAACCCAGGGCTTCCTCTCCATGGCCCGACCGCAGAGCGCGAAACCACTGCTCCGCGACACTCCGAGTCGTATCGGACGACACTGTCATTTGCCCGCTCCCTCCTTCAAGCAATTCCCGCCGCACGGGCGAGCCGCGGTCCGCCGCATGCATGAGGCCCCGCCACTGCGGGGCGCGCCTGCCGTCCCCATCTCCGGCGCTCCGCTCCAGGCCCCGCACGGTAACGTCTTCGCGCGGATTCCTTGTGCGGCGCGTCCCGCGCAGGAACCGGCCCGGTCGCGCGGACATTTCCCCCGGCAGGGAAATCAAGGCGTATTCCGGGCAGGAGCCGCCCGGATCCCGCAAGGAAGCGCCTACAGGTTCTTGTACGCCCGAATGAGCGGCGAGGGGTCCCAGTACACCTTCCAGCGCCGGATCTTGCCGCCGACGATTTTCAGGTTGGTGGCCACATACAGGTCGTACTCGTTCCCGTTTGCCAGGCACTGCGCGTGCTCATGCACGATCGCCAGCGCGTCCTCGCCTTCCACCGTGAGCTGTTGCAGGTTCATCGCCAGCATGCGCGAGTATCGCGCCCAGACCTCGAAACTCTTGACGACCGCTTCCAGCCCCCGGTACGAGCCCAGCCAGGGGGCAAGATCGCTGACCCCGGGTGTAGGCGCTATGTTCTCCCAGACGACGTCCGGGTGAACGAGCTTCAGAGCCTCATCGAAAGTCCCTTTCGAGAGATTGTCGAACCAGCTCACCGCCACGCGGCGCGTTTCGTCGGGAGAGGACGTTGCCGTCGCGCCCGGAGGTGGAGGAGACGGGAACCCGGCCTTCACGTCCTCGACGAACCCGGCATAGTCGCGAAGCGCCCACACCTGCTCGAATTCCAGGTATTCGCGCATCGGCAGCCATCCCATTGAGTTGCGGTCCAGGTTTTCGAGCGAATCGACGTCCACGATAGCGATCACCCGATGCTGGGAGACGACCTTGTAGAGACCCTTCACCAACCCCGACCGGATTCCCTCGAGGCCGTGCTCGCCTTCCCGCGCCTCAAGCCTCCACAACTCATCCTGGCTGATGCGCCCCTGGTAGTTCCACTTCATTTGGACATAGAAAAGCATACGAGTCCTCCTCGTCATCCGGGGTTTGGGTCAGTCCCGATTCAGGCCCCGCCCGACCGCTCGCCGGGACGGATGATCCAGTTCTCCCGCCCCACGAAGGTAAAAAGGTAGCGGTCGTCGGCAACGGATCGCCAGCTCTCCTCCACGGCTTCCAATCGCTCGGGCACAAGCGCTTCCCGCATCTTCTCAAGGTCTTCGAACGACCAGACCTCGATTGCGTCAAAGCGAGGTTCACCCAATCCGTACAACCCCCGGCGGGCAAACCCGATCAGGTAGCCCTGTAGTCCGGGAAGCGCGAGCACGGTCTCACCGTGCGCC from Syntrophobacter fumaroxidans MPOB includes these protein-coding regions:
- a CDS encoding muconolactone Delta-isomerase family protein — protein: MLFYVQMKWNYQGRISQDELWRLEAREGEHGLEGIRSGLVKGLYKVVSQHRVIAIVDVDSLENLDRNSMGWLPMREYLEFEQVWALRDYAGFVEDVKAGFPSPPPPGATATSSPDETRRVAVSWFDNLSKGTFDEALKLVHPDVVWENIAPTPGVSDLAPWLGSYRGLEAVVKSFEVWARYSRMLAMNLQQLTVEGEDALAIVHEHAQCLANGNEYDLYVATNLKIVGGKIRRWKVYWDPSPLIRAYKNL
- a CDS encoding ankyrin repeat domain-containing protein, whose amino-acid sequence is MTVSSDTTRSVAEQWFRALRSGHGEEALGCLDKDVVWINNPPEAGLSDIIPWLGEYRGIEAVRKTFAVWAERAEVRSFELRKLVIDGDEALGVVHEVAEVKATALCYDIEFIQRFRVGDSKIVFWTSYWDTVKGIVPFRGDLRARLIAAAEKGDEREALNLLPFGADPGVRDERSGLTALMIASARGHAGLVRMLIRFGADPNAVDRRAGASALHKACQGGHLEAVKALIEAGARIDLQAASTGHTPLFEAIWFKSDAIVDLLLKHDARIEVLTHYGFTIDRHIEYALNVNKGEAGLAALNRIKEMVRERRASDDSRQCAGGVNQAVLEGNLEGVRTALARGGDLEERFPIVGKLWDGHTPLLIASLRGHVDIVRELIERGADVNAIEPVFGAVPLHKATYNGHTEITRLLVKAKGVNLDYQGPANGYTPLHDALWHAYPDSAQPLIDAGARLDIVAYDGKLPVDIAVEELGPEHPIVGQLKERASGTKAKQPVG